One window of the Onychostoma macrolepis isolate SWU-2019 chromosome 21, ASM1243209v1, whole genome shotgun sequence genome contains the following:
- the barhl1b gene encoding barH-like homeobox 1b, with product MEASTNGSSFGIDSLLSHRPGSPVIAKGDSLVGECRSPLEFSPRSDLESGCSSPPSPRRECGEDAAQRQGHPLGLASHLQHGPISAGSQPRTVTSSFLIRDILADCKPLAACAPYSSNGQPTQEAGRLASKIADDFIEKIHSNSSSDSEYKVKEEGDREISSSRDSPQVRLKKPRKARTAFTDHQLAQLERSFERQKYLSVQDRMELAASLNLTDTQVKTWYQNRRTKWKRQTAVGLELLAEAGNYSALQRMFPSPYFYPQSLVSNLDPGAALYLYRGPSAPPPALQRPLVPRILLHGLQGANEPPPLPPLSGVLPRPTPPR from the exons ATGGAAGCGTCCACCAACGGCTCCAGTTTTGGAATCGACTCCCTGCTATCCCACAGGCCCGGAAGCCCAGTCATCGCGAAGGGGGACAGTTTGGTAGGAGAATGCCGGTCCCCGCTGGAGTTCAGCCCCAGGTCAGACTTAGAGAGCGGTTGTTCCTCTCCTCCATCCCCGCGGCGGGAGTGCGGTGAGGATGCGGCGCAGAGACAGGGTCACCCGCTCGGGCTCGCGTCCCATTTGCAGCACGGGCCGATCTCCGCTGGATCGCAACCTCGGACTGTCACTTCATCATTCTTAATAAGAGATATTCTGGCTGACTGTAAACCCTTAGCGGCGTGTGCTCCTTACTCCAGTAACGGCCAGCCGACTCAGGAGGCAGGGAGACTGGCATCTAAAATCGCAGACGACTTCATTGAAAAGATCCACAGTAACTCATCGTCAGACAGTGAATACAAAG TGAAAGAGGAGGGCGACAGGGAGATCTCGAGCAGCAGAGACAGCCCGCAGGTTCGTCTGAAGAAGCCACGGAAAGCGCGGACCGCCTTCACTGACCATCAGCTCGCCCAGCTGGAGCGCAGTTTTGAGCGTCAGAAGTATCTGAGTGTGCAGGACAGGATGGAGCTGGCAGCCTCTCTCAACCTGACCGACACGCAGGTCAAAACCTGGTACCAGAACAGGAG GACAAAGTGGAAGAGGCAAACGGCGGTCGGACTGGAATTGTTAGCGGAGGCTGGAAATTATTCTGCGCTGCAAAGGATGTTCCCTTCGCCGTATTTCTACCCTCAAAGCCTGGTGTCGAATCTGGACCCTGGAGCAGCGCTCTACTTATACAGGGGACCTTCGGCGCCCCCGCCGGCGCTGCAGCGTCCTCTCGTTCCCCGGATTCTTCTGCACGGTCTCCAGGGCGCCAACGAGCCGCCGCCTCTGCCCCCCCTCTCCGGTGTGTTACCCAGACCGACACCACCACGATGA